From a region of the Alnus glutinosa chromosome 1, dhAlnGlut1.1, whole genome shotgun sequence genome:
- the LOC133861629 gene encoding receptor-like protein EIX2: protein MAQKQNLDVSIIYSFTSVQNIDEFSSSNSNYFDHTLVIIKGKYLEYKKTLGLVKIIDLSSNKLKGEIRREVLSLSGLIGLNISKNLLTGIILRSIGDLDRLESLDLSRNHLSGIIPPSLANLSFLSYLNLSNNNFSSGIPTGTQLQSFSGSAYAGNPYLCGLPLPKRCLGDESVPSPKVGGKQGGNIQEHANSNERLWFYIGITPGFIVGFWGVCGMFLLKPSWRHAYYQFFDRIGDRLCITIAINMAKLLRNFKTRCQQETL, encoded by the coding sequence ATGGCTCAAAAACAAAATCTAGATGTAAGCatcatttattcttttacttCGGTTCAGAACATTGATGAATTTTCCTCGTCTAATTCTAACTATTTTGATCATACATTGGTAattataaaaggaaaatatcTTGAGTATAAGAAAACTCTTGGACTAGTAAAAATCATCGATCTTTCAAGTAACAAACTAAAAGGAGAAATTCGTAGAGAAGTATTAAGTCTCTCAGGATTGATTGGGTTGAACATATCTAAAAACTTGTTGACTGGCATTATCCTTAGGAGCATTGGTGATTTAGACAGATTAGAGTCTCTAGACTTATCAAGAAATCACCTTTCAGGCATAATACCACCAAGCCTAGctaatttgagttttttaagTTACTTGAATTTGTCAAACAACAACTTCTCAAGTGGAATCCCAACAGGAACTCAACTCCAGAGCTTTAGTGGTTCTGCCTATGCAGGTAACCCATATCTTTGTGGCTTGCCTCTTCCAAAAAGGTGCTTAGGAGATGAATCAGTTCCAAGTCCAAAAGTTGGTGGCAAACAAGGAGGCAATATTCAAGAACATGCAAACTCCAACGAACGTCTATGGTTTTATATTGGCATTACACCCGGATTCATTGTCGGCTTTTGGGGAGTTTGTGGGATGTTTCTGCTGAAGCCTTCTTGGAGGCATGCCTACTACCAGTTCTTCGACAGAATTGGAGATAGGCTCTGCATAACAATAGCTATCAACATGGCCAAATTGCTGAGGAACTTCAAGACTCGCTGTCAACAAGAAACCCTTTAG